From Bombus vancouverensis nearcticus chromosome 15, iyBomVanc1_principal, whole genome shotgun sequence, the proteins below share one genomic window:
- the Mlc1 gene encoding myosin light chain alkali isoform X1, whose protein sequence is MADLSAKDVEKAEFAFSIYDADGSMTLDAVNLGDVLRALNLNPTNASIEKLGGTKKKGEKMLKLDEFLPIYSQCKKDKDQGCYEDFLECLKLYDKQENGTMMAAELSHTLLALGEKLTDAEVEEVLKDCMDPEDDEGFIPYDPFLRRLCEKDSE, encoded by the exons AGGCAGAATTTGCCTTTTCCATTTACGATGCGGATGGCTCGATGACTCTCGATGCCGTCAACCTTGGTGACGTACTTCGGGCCCTCAACCTGAATCCTACAAACGCCAGCATAGAAAAGCTTGGAGGAACGAAAAAGAAGGGCGAAAAGATGCTGAAGCTCGACGAATTCTTGCCGATCTACAGCCAGTGTAAAAAGGACAAGGATCAAGGATGCTACGAAGATTTTCTCGAATGTTTGAAACTATACGATAAACAGGAAAATGGAACTATGATGGCTGCTGAACTTTCACACACACTGCTTGCGCTCG GTGAGAAATTAACCGACGCGGAAGTAGAGGAAGTACTGAAGGATTGTATGGACCCAGAAGATGATGAAGGTTTCATCCCCTATGATC CGTTCCTTCGTAGATTGTGCGAGAAAGACAGCGAATGA
- the Mlc1 gene encoding myosin light chain alkali isoform X2: MADLSAKDVEKAEFAFSIYDADGSMTLDAVNLGDVLRALNLNPTNASIEKLGGTKKKGEKMLKLDEFLPIYSQCKKDKDQGCYEDFLECLKLYDKQENGTMMAAELSHTLLALGEKLTDAEVEEVLKDCMDPEDDEGFIPYDPFLKKMMVLL, encoded by the exons AGGCAGAATTTGCCTTTTCCATTTACGATGCGGATGGCTCGATGACTCTCGATGCCGTCAACCTTGGTGACGTACTTCGGGCCCTCAACCTGAATCCTACAAACGCCAGCATAGAAAAGCTTGGAGGAACGAAAAAGAAGGGCGAAAAGATGCTGAAGCTCGACGAATTCTTGCCGATCTACAGCCAGTGTAAAAAGGACAAGGATCAAGGATGCTACGAAGATTTTCTCGAATGTTTGAAACTATACGATAAACAGGAAAATGGAACTATGATGGCTGCTGAACTTTCACACACACTGCTTGCGCTCG GTGAGAAATTAACCGACGCGGAAGTAGAGGAAGTACTGAAGGATTGTATGGACCCAGAAGATGATGAAGGTTTCATCCCCTATGATC CATTCTTGAAGAAGATGATGGTGCTATTGTAA